One genomic segment of Panicum virgatum strain AP13 chromosome 2N, P.virgatum_v5, whole genome shotgun sequence includes these proteins:
- the LOC120659140 gene encoding BTB/POZ and MATH domain-containing protein 2-like: protein MSAPIPKPPPRPSVQQAAAPAGASSRAPAPALRSSISMSGLPADLGRLLETKQGADVDFEVCGKVFAAHKLVLAARSSVFMEDFFGPAKEKATGSSHIRICDMHPDAFEALLHYLYTDSLPATVTNAREEAAVIAQDLIVAADRYNLKDLKPVTENKLCKHSFSASTVLPMLVVAEHHQCWKLMDKCLEFIAAGRNTRAIMATDDVEHLARRCPSVVKEVSRQDSGRKGGDAKQPSDESVQFHLNR, encoded by the exons ATGTCGGCGCCAATACcaaagccgccgccgcgaccatcAGTCCAGcaggcagcggcgccggcgggagcaTCAAGCAGGGCGCCTGCACCGGCGCTGCGCTCCTCCATCTCCATGTCCGGCCTGCCCGCGGATCTCGGCCGCCTTCTCGAGACCAAGCAGGGCGCGGACGTGGACTTCGAGGTGTGCGGCAAGGTGTTCGCCGCGCACAAGCTCGTGCTCGCCGCCCGGTCGTCGGTCTTCATGGAGGATTTCTTCGGCCCAGCCAAGGAGAAGGCCACCGGCAGCAGCCACATCCGCATCTGCGACATGCACCCCGACGCGTTCGAGGCCCTGCTGCATTACCTGTACACCGACTCGCTGCCGGCGACGGTGACGAACGCGAGGGAAGAGGCCGCCGTGATAGCCCAGGATCTGATCGTGGCGGCTGACCGGTACAATCTCAAGGACCTGAAGCCGGTCACTGAGAACAAGCTGTGCAAGCACAGCTTCAGCGCAAGCACGGTGCTGCCGATGCTGGTAGTAGCCGAGCACCACCAGTGCTGGAAGCTCATGGACAAGTGCTTGGAGTTCATCGCTGCTGGGAGGAACACGAGAGCGATCATGGCGACGGATGACGTCGAGCATCTGGCGAGGCGTTGCCCCTCTGTTGTCAAGGAAGTTTCTCGCCAAGATTCTGGACGCAAGGGAGGCGACGCCAAGCAACCCTCTGATG AATCAGTTCAGTTCCATTTGAATAgataa
- the LOC120659143 gene encoding BTB/POZ and MATH domain-containing protein 2-like — protein sequence MPASTAMPPPPCDEEVLTMTVGSYSEATKLANGSCIKSAPVHVGGHSWRVVLYPNGRLVGTTGFMSLYLQMDEDEGGGGAAAAAAAGDDVHVVFILMMRDVGGRARYLTSGKVAAAFGRKGDACGNERFVSREHFVEFFKSGDRFAIRRECDLTIFPAGSRPELGASRRGVVVTLSSHSSPSCEKAPPPTTPAPVNPSVGRPAPPPSSTSPAPSDGPRGQQPPEPPVLRARAPPLSGLHADLGRLLATKEGADVEFEVGGKIFAAHKSVLAAQSAVFKEEFFGPTKEKDTSYVRISDMHPESFKALLHFMYTDSLPEMTMNSLKEGAVLAEDLLIAAGRYNLKDLKSLTENKLCSHVGVSTVLLMLAIAEQYQCCKMKKMCLGFIGSRANAWAIIATNDIENLARSSPSAVKDVIVEILDTRMARSKRLIKAFIFACCFQMLLLVFIWYF from the coding sequence ATGCCGGCGTCGacggccatgccgccgccgccgtgcgacgAGGAGGTGCTCACGATGACCGTCGGCTCCTACTCGGAGGCCACGAAGCTGGCCAACGGCAGTTGCATCAAGTCTGCCCCGGTCCACGTCGGCGGCCACTCCTGGCGCGTCGTCCTCTACCCCAACGGGAGGCTCGTCGGCACCACCGGGTTCATGTCCCTCTACCTCCAGATGGACGAAGAtgaaggaggcggcggggcagccgccgccgccgcagccggggaCGACGTCCACGTGGTGTTCATTTTGATGATGCGCGACGTGGGAGGCCGGGCGCGGTATCTCACGTCCGGcaaggtcgccgccgccttcggcCGGAAGGGGGACGCGTGCGGCAACGAACGCTTCGTCTCGCGCGAGCACTTCGTGGAGTTTTTCAAGAGCGGCGATCGCTTCGCGATCCGACGCGAATGCGACCTCACCATTTTTCCGGCGGGCAGTCGGCCAGAGCTCGGAGCCAGCCGCCGAGGTGTCGTCGTCACGCTCTCTAGCCACTCGAGTCCATCCTGCGAGAAGGCACCGCCGCCAACAACGCCTGCCCCGGTGAATCCATCCGTCGGGAGGCCAGCACCACCGCCGTCATCTACCTCGCCGGCGCCATCTGATGGGCCGAGGGGACAGCAGCCGCCGGAACCGCCCGTCCTGAgggccagggcgccgccgctgtcCGGGCTGCACGCGGATCTAGGCCGCCTCCTGGCGACGAAGGAAGGGGCAGACGTGGAGTTCGAGGTCGGCGGCAAGATTTTCGCCGCGCACAAGTCCGTGCTCGCCGCCCAGTCGGCAGTTTTCAAGGAGGAGTTCTTCGGCCCGACCAAGGAGAAGGACACCAGCTACGTGCGCATCAGCGACATGCACCCGGAGTCGTTCAAGGCCCTCCTGCATTTCATGTACACCGACTCGTTGCCGGAGATGACCATGAATTCACTGAAAGAGGGGGCCGTGCTCGCCGAGGATCTCctcatcgccgccggccggtaCAACCTGAAGGATCTCAAGTCACTGACGGAGAACAAGCTGTGCAGCCATGTCGGCGTGAGCACGGTCCTGCTGATGCTGGCAATAGCGGAGCAGTACCAGTGCTGCAAGATGAAGAAGATGTGCCTAGGGTTCATCGGTTCTAGAGCCAACGCGTGGGCGATCATTGCGACGAACGACATTGAGAATCTGGCAAGAAGCAGCCCCTCTGCCGTGAAGGATGTGATCGTTGAGATTTTGGACACAAGGATGGCGAGGAGCAAGCGTCTCATCAAAGCTTTCATTTTTGCTTGCTGTTTCCAGATGCTtcttttggtgtttatttggtatttttaa